The Sphingomonas sp. LY54 genome includes a region encoding these proteins:
- a CDS encoding glutathione S-transferase family protein, with the protein MIDLYTAATPNGWKASITLEELELPYEVHVLDLASGAQKEAWFTAINPNGRIPAIVDRDEGDFAVFESGAIMTYLAEKTGRLMPADAKGRSRVMQWLMFQMGGVGPMMGQANVFTRYFPEQLPSVIDRYRREGRRLFEVLDRHLADHEWLAGDYSIADIANWSWVHTHEWPGIDVAGLDHLQRWLDQVVARPAVQRGRQIPPREDDPDKLAENARKMLA; encoded by the coding sequence ATGATCGATCTCTACACCGCCGCCACGCCCAACGGATGGAAGGCCTCGATCACGCTCGAGGAACTGGAGTTGCCTTACGAGGTCCATGTGCTCGATCTCGCCTCGGGCGCGCAAAAGGAAGCGTGGTTCACCGCGATCAACCCCAACGGCCGCATCCCGGCGATCGTCGACCGGGACGAAGGCGACTTCGCGGTGTTCGAATCCGGCGCGATCATGACCTATCTGGCCGAGAAGACCGGGCGGCTGATGCCGGCCGACGCGAAAGGGCGATCCAGGGTCATGCAGTGGCTGATGTTCCAGATGGGCGGCGTCGGCCCGATGATGGGCCAGGCCAACGTCTTCACCCGCTACTTCCCCGAGCAGCTTCCGAGCGTGATCGACCGCTATCGCCGCGAAGGCCGCCGCCTGTTCGAAGTGCTCGACCGCCATCTCGCCGACCATGAATGGCTCGCCGGCGATTATTCGATCGCCGACATCGCCAACTGGTCGTGGGTGCACACCCACGAATGGCCCGGCATCGACGTCGCCGGCCTCGACCATCTGCAGCGCTGGCTGGACCAGGTCGTTGCCCGCCCCGCGGTGCAGCGCGGTCGCCAGATTCCGCCGCGCGAGGACGATCCCGACAAGCTCGCCGAAAATGCCCGCAAGATGCTGGCCTAG
- a CDS encoding ABC transporter permease, which translates to MILSLAMRDLRGGLTGLRLLAICLFLGVAALAGVGSLSSAIVSGLAERGQSILGGDVQLDVMQRAATPEERAAFAREGQVSHITRMRAMAGRLDGAESVLVELKGVDAAWPLYGDFRLEPGAIAPRPRGKQVAVGPELADRLRVSVGDSIRIGAADLRIIGLIAEEPDRVGQGFTLGSTALVDPAGLAATGLVQPGSLYTSAYRLKVSPGTDVAALSERLTERFKDAGFDIQDRSNGAPGTRRFIERLGQFLTLVGLTALIVAGIGVGNGVTSYLDAKRGTIATLKLLGATSRTIFLSYLVQIGLVALAAILVGLAVGALVPWIVVQIAGSALPVPPSLSLYPVPLLVSAGYGLLIAFEFAIIPLAQARTVPAASLFRGSLERLRRPGWRLVLAVALAAGLIAALAIGTAREPGFAAVFIASALGLLLLLTLLGWLIRRGAAALPRPRNPLFRLALANLHRPAAQTGRLVVALGLGLTLFTTLAVIETNLSGQIRTTVPAKAPSFFMLDIPVEEVGRFRALALRAAPQGDLVTIPSLRGSVVAVGDRRVSEMKELPDGAWFLRGDRGLTYAATLPEGSRIVDGQWWPADYDGPPLVSLDVEAARAVGLKVGDSITIAILGREIEARIASLREINWDTLGFNFVIVFAPGALESAPHSFMATMSMPEAEERAFSRSVSNAFPTVSVIRVKEVVQAVAGMLEQLTVAVRSAASVAILAGIAVLVGALAASRRARTYDSVMLKLLGATRARILMAQALEFAALAAIVAAIAFALGAGAGWYVVVKVLELEWAPDWGVVAATLALGAFVTLALGLLGSLPALTARPARALRAL; encoded by the coding sequence ATGATCCTCAGCCTGGCCATGCGCGACCTGCGCGGCGGCCTGACCGGGCTGCGTCTGCTCGCCATCTGCCTGTTCCTGGGCGTCGCTGCGCTGGCCGGAGTGGGTTCGCTGTCCTCGGCGATTGTGTCGGGCCTCGCCGAGCGCGGCCAGTCGATCCTCGGCGGCGACGTCCAGCTCGACGTGATGCAGCGCGCGGCGACTCCCGAGGAGCGCGCCGCCTTCGCTCGCGAAGGGCAGGTCAGCCACATCACTCGGATGCGGGCCATGGCCGGGCGCCTCGACGGAGCCGAGAGCGTGCTCGTCGAGTTGAAGGGCGTCGACGCCGCCTGGCCGCTTTACGGGGACTTTCGCCTGGAGCCGGGCGCGATCGCGCCGCGCCCGCGCGGCAAGCAGGTCGCGGTTGGGCCGGAATTGGCCGATCGCCTTCGGGTGAGCGTCGGGGATTCGATCCGCATCGGCGCGGCGGACCTGCGCATCATCGGCCTGATCGCCGAGGAACCGGACCGGGTAGGGCAGGGCTTCACTTTGGGTTCGACCGCCTTGGTCGATCCGGCCGGGCTCGCCGCCACCGGTCTCGTCCAGCCGGGCAGCCTCTACACCAGCGCCTATCGCCTCAAAGTCTCCCCGGGGACGGACGTCGCGGCGCTTTCGGAGAGACTCACCGAGCGGTTCAAGGATGCCGGCTTCGACATCCAGGACCGGTCTAACGGCGCGCCGGGCACGCGGCGCTTCATCGAGAGGCTCGGCCAGTTCCTGACTTTAGTCGGCCTCACCGCCTTGATCGTGGCCGGCATCGGCGTCGGCAACGGGGTGACCTCCTATCTCGACGCCAAGCGCGGCACGATCGCCACGCTGAAGCTGCTCGGCGCAACCAGCCGCACCATCTTCCTCTCCTATCTCGTCCAGATCGGGCTCGTCGCCTTGGCTGCGATCCTGGTCGGCCTAGCGGTCGGCGCGCTCGTGCCCTGGATCGTGGTGCAGATCGCCGGCAGCGCGCTGCCGGTGCCGCCGAGCCTGTCGCTTTATCCGGTGCCGTTGCTGGTCAGCGCCGGCTACGGCCTGCTGATTGCCTTCGAATTTGCCATCATCCCGCTCGCCCAGGCGCGCACCGTCCCGGCCGCCAGCCTGTTCCGCGGCAGCCTCGAGCGGTTGCGCCGGCCCGGCTGGCGCCTGGTCCTGGCGGTGGCCCTGGCGGCCGGACTGATCGCCGCGCTTGCGATCGGGACGGCGCGCGAGCCCGGCTTCGCCGCTGTGTTCATCGCCTCGGCGCTGGGCCTCTTGCTGCTGCTCACCTTGCTCGGCTGGCTGATCCGGCGCGGCGCGGCCGCGCTGCCCCGGCCGCGCAATCCGCTCTTCCGCCTTGCTTTGGCCAATCTCCACCGGCCGGCGGCGCAGACCGGACGGCTGGTGGTCGCGCTCGGCCTCGGCCTCACCTTGTTCACGACTTTGGCGGTGATAGAGACCAACCTTTCCGGCCAGATCCGCACCACCGTTCCGGCCAAGGCGCCGAGCTTCTTCATGCTCGACATACCGGTCGAGGAGGTCGGCCGCTTCCGCGCGCTCGCGCTGCGCGCCGCGCCGCAGGGCGACCTCGTCACCATCCCGTCGCTGCGCGGATCGGTGGTTGCGGTCGGCGATCGGCGCGTCTCGGAGATGAAGGAGCTTCCGGACGGGGCCTGGTTCCTGCGCGGCGATCGCGGACTCACCTACGCCGCCACGCTTCCCGAAGGCAGCCGCATCGTCGATGGCCAATGGTGGCCGGCCGATTATGACGGCCCGCCCTTGGTCTCGCTGGACGTCGAGGCGGCGCGCGCGGTCGGGCTGAAGGTCGGCGATTCGATCACCATCGCGATCCTCGGCCGCGAGATCGAGGCCCGGATCGCCTCGCTGCGCGAGATCAACTGGGACACGCTGGGCTTCAACTTCGTGATCGTGTTCGCGCCCGGCGCGCTCGAAAGTGCCCCGCACAGCTTCATGGCCACCATGTCGATGCCGGAGGCGGAGGAGCGCGCCTTCTCGCGCTCGGTCTCGAACGCCTTTCCCACCGTCAGCGTGATCCGCGTCAAGGAAGTGGTGCAGGCCGTCGCCGGGATGCTCGAGCAGCTTACGGTCGCGGTCCGGTCGGCCGCCTCGGTCGCGATCCTCGCCGGCATCGCCGTGCTGGTCGGCGCGCTCGCCGCGAGCCGCCGGGCGCGGACCTATGACAGCGTCATGCTGAAGCTGCTCGGCGCCACCCGCGCGCGCATCCTCATGGCCCAGGCGCTCGAATTCGCCGCGCTCGCCGCGATCGTCGCGGCGATCGCCTTCGCGCTTGGCGCCGGCGCCGGCTGGTATGTCGTGGTGAAGGTGCTGGAGCTCGAATGGGCGCCCGACTGGGGCGTTGTTGCGGCCACCCTCGCCCTCGGCGCTTTCGTCACCCTTGCGCTCGGCCTGCTCGGGTCCCTACCTGCATTGACGGCCCGGCCGGCACGCGCGCTGCGGGCATTGTGA
- a CDS encoding ABC transporter ATP-binding protein → MTSSYVIDASNVTLALGNGAGRVEILRGIDLQVAKGESVALLGPSGSGKSSLMAVLSGLERATSGSIRIAGADFGALDEDGLARARRGRIGIVLQAFHLLPTMTAHENVAVPLELAGAEDAFPIAAAELESVGLGHRLTHYPAQLSGGEQQRVAIARAMAPRPELIFADEPTGNLDGKTGHAILDLLFARQADTGATLLVITHDPELATRCHRVLEMQDGRIVSDRRTG, encoded by the coding sequence ATGACCAGCTCCTACGTTATCGACGCGTCGAATGTCACTCTGGCGCTGGGAAACGGCGCCGGCCGCGTGGAGATCCTTCGCGGCATCGATCTCCAGGTCGCCAAGGGGGAAAGCGTCGCTTTGCTCGGCCCCTCGGGCAGCGGCAAATCGTCGCTGATGGCGGTCCTCTCCGGCCTCGAACGCGCCACCAGCGGCAGTATCCGAATCGCCGGCGCCGACTTCGGGGCGCTTGACGAGGACGGCCTCGCCCGCGCCCGGCGCGGCCGGATCGGCATCGTTCTCCAGGCCTTCCATCTGCTGCCGACGATGACCGCGCACGAGAATGTCGCGGTTCCGCTCGAGCTCGCCGGCGCCGAGGATGCGTTCCCGATCGCCGCTGCCGAGCTGGAATCGGTCGGCCTCGGCCATCGCCTCACCCATTATCCGGCCCAGCTTTCCGGCGGCGAGCAGCAGCGCGTCGCCATTGCCCGCGCCATGGCGCCCCGGCCGGAACTGATCTTCGCCGACGAGCCGACCGGCAATCTCGACGGCAAGACGGGCCACGCCATCCTCGACCTGCTGTTCGCGCGGCAGGCCGATACCGGCGCGACCCTGCTCGTCATCACGCACGATCCCGAACTCGCCACGCGCTGCCACCGTGTCCTCGAGATGCAGGACGGGCGCATCGTGTCCGACCGGCGCACCGGATGA
- a CDS encoding arylesterase: MALRLAYGVRRLFVHLALLVTLGVAAPAAAKDVHILAFGDSLTAGYGLPRGQGFAPQLEDALRRNGIRAFVTDAGVSGNTAAQGRARLQWTLDGLKTKPDLAIVALGANDMLRGLAPAQTRKDLDAIVAELDRRGIKVLIAGMVAAPNLGPQYAKDYNGIFPDLARTYGAGLYPFFLDGVAGDRSLNLPDGVHPNFQGIKRMVTGILPKVTEALAD; this comes from the coding sequence ATGGCGTTACGGCTTGCATATGGGGTTCGCCGCCTCTTTGTCCATCTGGCGCTGCTCGTGACCCTGGGGGTTGCTGCACCGGCCGCGGCCAAGGACGTTCACATCCTGGCGTTCGGCGACAGCCTGACCGCCGGCTACGGCCTGCCCCGCGGCCAGGGATTCGCCCCGCAGCTCGAGGATGCGCTCCGCCGCAACGGCATCCGCGCGTTCGTCACCGACGCCGGGGTGTCGGGCAACACGGCGGCGCAGGGCCGGGCCCGGCTGCAATGGACTTTGGACGGTCTCAAGACCAAGCCGGACCTCGCGATCGTGGCCTTGGGCGCAAACGACATGCTGCGCGGCCTGGCGCCGGCCCAGACCCGCAAGGATTTGGACGCGATCGTCGCCGAGCTCGACCGGCGCGGGATCAAGGTGCTGATCGCCGGCATGGTCGCGGCGCCGAATCTCGGCCCGCAATATGCCAAGGACTATAACGGCATCTTCCCCGATCTCGCACGGACCTACGGGGCGGGCCTCTATCCCTTCTTCCTGGACGGCGTGGCGGGCGATCGCAGCCTCAACCTGCCGGACGGGGTCCATCCGAACTTCCAGGGGATCAAGCGGATGGTGACCGGCATCCTGCCCAAGGTAACCGAAGCGCTCGCCGACTGA
- a CDS encoding PilZ domain-containing protein — protein MYDRKLGLAATLVTRSQERTVDQRSEERHDEVVERAIITFRGQEYLVPVVNISSRGTMIESGIDPRIGETISIQFENCTRIQAFVRWIREGRIGLNFGHEIVLGL, from the coding sequence ATGTACGACAGGAAGCTGGGGCTTGCCGCCACGCTGGTGACGCGGTCCCAGGAGCGCACGGTCGACCAGCGCAGCGAAGAGCGCCACGACGAGGTCGTCGAGCGCGCCATCATCACCTTCCGCGGCCAGGAATATCTGGTGCCGGTCGTCAACATCTCCTCACGCGGCACGATGATCGAAAGTGGCATCGATCCGCGCATCGGCGAGACGATCTCGATCCAATTCGAGAATTGCACCCGCATCCAGGCCTTCGTGCGCTGGATCCGCGAGGGGCGGATCGGCCTTAATTTCGGGCACGAGATCGTCCTCGGCCTCTGA